The genomic interval ACTTGATTTATTATGCAACCCGTTGAGCGTATGGGTGAGAAATAAACAAACATTTATGAAAATGAAATAATACATCCCAGCAAATCATTTCTTCTAAAATGTAGCAGTATATTGGGAATGAGACACTATCAATGTGATAAAATCTTAAAATCACCCAAATCCTTGCTATGCATATCAGTCGATGGTGATGCATCACCATGTGTTTAGGGAACAGATCAAGAAaaggaaaaaaagaaaaacaggaCCATTCCATCACCAAAAAATCTTTAGTGAGCATCATGATATGGGCGGCTGATTGCTTAAAGACCACtttgggcggcagcgtagcctagtggttagagcgttggactagtaaccggaaggttgcgagttcaaacccccgagctgacaaggtactgtcgttctgcccctgaacaggcagttaacccactgttcccaggccgtcattgaaaataagaatgtgttcttaactgacttgcctggttaaataaaggtaaaattaaataataaaatatgCTTACACTGAACAAACAGGTCAAGTCTCCAGATCTGAAACCATAGCAAAAAAgtaataatacttttttttttaaagggcacATGGAAAATGTAAtccagtctccttttcacctcatttaGCAAATGGTAATCTTAccaaaaggcacatctcaataggtaGTCTAAGTAACTCATTACTTATCCCATGTACAAATACCTATGCAATcactttaaaaaataataaatcacTGGAATACACCTAAGGCAATTGATGTAAATGATCAAATATAATTAAAAAGTACAGTACTTCAGACATGAACACTTTAGTTACAATAAATCCACATGAACATATTAAGACACTAAGATTTCCATGTCTTTGTGTACTCAGAAGACAGGTGAAGTGATCTGCAAAAAAATATTTCTAGTTAAATCATCACTTCTGAAATACAACAAGACTTTTCCAATACAACCAGTAGAGGGTTCCATGCAGTGACAAGTAGCATCATGATTGTCAGAACAGGTTTGAAGCAAACTACAAGTGTTTATTGAGTAACGGTGGAATGGTCTGTCACTAAAAGATTAAGAGCCATTAAGAACAGTAAACTACAGCTGCACCCCAATGAACAATGTGGAGTCTCTCGAAAcattaaaaataacaaaaaacacAGATCGTTCGTATAAATAACAAACACAACTATAAAATCTAAAAGAAAGGGATATCCTGTGTTTGCCAAAAATGTTAAGGAATGTGAATTGAGAGTCCATTTGGTGGGGATAAGTGTCTGTACTGCTAGATCCAGCACCCAGGGAGTAGTTTCATTTGTCCAGCAGAGCAGCTCTCTCACCGTGCTGCGATTCCAACTCTAGAGGGGCATTATTGCGGTATATCAAGAACTGTATGGAGATCTGATGCTGCGAGTCAAGGGAATTCAAGAAGTTCATGAAATTAAATAAAAGTTATATTCTTAAAAAAGGCACTGGAAAGGAAATGCATCCCAGACTACAGGCTTAGATATAGGATAATGTACAGGTAAATACTTACAGCATACCAGTCACAAACCAACCTGAACCAATTGCCTTTAGGTAAGTTCATTACAGTCATTGTAATACAAGGACCGAGCCAAAAGCACAAGCTAAGTGTTAAGTCAAAGCAGACTAAAAGTTACAAGTACACATGTGATTGAAGAGACCAGAGGCCCAGCAGGCATTGTAATGAGAAGGATACCAGCAGGTCTAGAGAGAGGGTGCCCAGGCTGCCGACGAGCCAGGGCAGGTGGTGGATGATGTAGCTTCCCTCTCCCTGGCCCTGCTCAGGGTTCTTCAGCAGCACACTCAGGCCGTACATGGTGTTACCCAGGATGACCAGGGCAAACAGAAAGTAGGACACACCCTCCGTCGACTTTCTTGTATACTACAGAGAAATATAGAAAGAAAATATCCATGCAGCACTTTTACAGGTAGGAAGCCTACCCAGTACTCATTCACTCAACAACCCTTCCCAAACTCCCCTTCTTCCAACTCACATTAATGTGCATCTGTGGAAGTCTGGAGCAGAGGTAGAGCACTGAGGATATGGAGCCAATGATATACCCAATGATCTCCTTGGTGCGGAAAGCCtggacacaaaaaaaaaaaaagtttgcaTGTCACGCATCAACAAAAATTACATTAGCATCCACTGATTGCTTAAAGACCACTTTTCACCTTAATATTGTCCACAGTGGTTGACAGCAAGGCCCGCCCTTTAAACCCAGAGAGGACCACATCCTGTTGGGACGCAGGTAAGGCCACGAGGCCGGCAGAGAAGCCCAGGACATAGACCACACCCACCACATTTAAGACCAACCTGCCTGGGTTGGAAAAAAAAGGGGGTTTAGTCTTCATTTTTGGAAGACGCTGCCTCAGCAAACTCCTGCAACAATGAGTCGCTGCGTCATCAGCCGCCACAAAAATAAGGAAACAAAAACAGAATGTTGTGGTGATGCACGGTATTGCTGACATCAGTATTGGGTCATTTTTTACATTGGACAATGAGTGGAAAAAATGCAACACTAATGTAGAAAATTTTGGATCTGTTAAGTGTACAAAAAAAAAAGCAAAGTCGGGGATTTTTACCATCACAAGGTCTAGTATCAAGCAGTGTTTCTCAACACCAGCCTAATCCTAGGGAGCCTCTATGTAGACGAGAATAGTCCAATCTGAAGCTATTCCCATGCTAAAATACACACCTGTTAGATTCACTGAACCGTTAAATAACGAAGCCTATATTCAATTTAAACAACCTTGCAATGTTTTTTGGCATAATGAGACATTTTTACAAAGGTGTCTTGGAAAGAACATTTGCTGAGTCGGCAGCTCATGGACAAGCCATACcctgtcatttgtgtgtgtgtgttaaactgcagtgtttcccaactccagtcctcaagtacccccaacagtacacatttgttGTAGCCcaggacaagcacacctgattccacttgtcaactaatcatcaagtcctcaatgagttgaatcaggtgagtttGTACGGGGCTACAACAATATGTACTGTTTGGAGTACTCAAGGACTGGATTTTGGAAagacttatacacacacaaaggCCCCTCAATTAATAGTCAATGGGTGGAATGTACAATGACCAGTAGCCTTGATTTAGTACTGACGAATGTCACCGCAGATAATTTGACAAAAACAAACTCACTGTTATTCATCCTGTTCTTAGCCACGTAGTAAAAGTACATTCCCAGCATCAATAAATCAGCCAGGACATAATACACTGCTGTGTATGTCTGtatgagagaagggggagagagagacatgtcagTGGAGTGGACAAGGGGAATACTTATATGCCG from Oncorhynchus keta strain PuntledgeMale-10-30-2019 chromosome 27, Oket_V2, whole genome shotgun sequence carries:
- the LOC118359763 gene encoding lysosomal amino acid transporter 1 homolog, with protein sequence MSLNLGSADGVLTLVSIGWNTDGNFSAVCPNGSIWVWEGLRECAQDPRDMASVILGLLSIMCFMVSSLPQYYNSCKSGNMDSALSIWFLLLWLGGDSCNLVGSFLADQLPLQTYTAVYYVLADLLMLGMYFYYVAKNRMNNSRLVLNVVGVVYVLGFSAGLVALPASQQDVVLSGFKGRALLSTTVDNIKAFRTKEIIGYIIGSISSVLYLCSRLPQMHINYTRKSTEGVSYFLFALVILGNTMYGLSVLLKNPEQGQGEGSYIIHHLPWLVGSLGTLSLDLLISIQFLIYRNNAPLELESQHGERAALLDK